The stretch of DNA TACTAGTAATTATATATCCACCACGGCAAATTTTTGAATCCGTTGCACCATTTCTTTTCTGGCATATGTAGTTTACTTGCAGCAGCGCCAATGCAGCAAAGGTTGTTTCTGTATTTATACCTAGTTACTAGTTACTGTAATGCTGTTCTATGCCCGATAGATGCCATTCGATCGAGCTCAACAACTGTACAGGGCGCTGTGCCTTAGCATATAAACGCCACTACGTATGACGTGCAACCCACATCTTGCCCACCTAATTTTCCCCAAGTCTTCGAATTATTAGCACCAATGGCAGATTCGCAGCCATGTGCTCGTGGGCCCACGTATTGTTATAATAAACATGGCTGCCGAATTCCATCGGATTAGGGCCCTGTTCTCACCCCATAAATCCCGTAAACGTAAAaaaaccgtcacatcgaatatttcgatacatatatggagtactaaataaagtctatttataaaactttttgcatagatgggttgtaaatcgcgagacgaatctaatgagcctacttaaaccatgatttgcaacagtgatactacagtaaccatccgctaattattgattaatcatggattaattagtatcattagattcgtctcgcgatttacaacccatctgtgcaaaaaattttgtaaatatacttcatttagtacttcaaattagtaagattccaacgtaaaaaaaatttgcgctgtaactaaacagggcctagcTCTATGTTTGGTACTTTTCCGTATGTAGCATTTCTGTTGTCTTTGAgcattttaagaaaaaaatcaactaaCAATGATTACTTCTCCGTTAAGCGCCACCAGCTAAGTGTTTCAGAATCCAGGAGCAGCCAGAAAAAGATTAAACAAGTAGTTAAGTCACCATCAGTGCTTAAGGCGGGCAGAATAAGTATAGTGGGTGAGTGCCATCCCTCTGATTGTATACTTGATAAATAATCGTGGAGGGGTCACAGTAATATATATAACTCGGAAAGAGAAACATTGCAATCAAAGTTGGGGCATGCATGACGTATGCAACTATAATTATGCGCCCCTTTTTGTTTGCTAATGAAGCAGGAATAGAGCATCCCACCCAGCAGGCACAAGATCTGACCATGCATGGTGGTGCACCCAAAGTCCCGAACCACCATAGTTAGATCAGCTTCTGCgcctcataatttttttttgaacacacGTACGCGAACCCATTCTTATGGGCATTTTCGAAGACTGAGTCAGCAAATTCTCGAGATTAACGTCACCACAGGCGCCTCGCAGTTGACcggaacgtcgcctaccactgaatgcacaacgTCATTAAATTCCAAAATATTCGCTCCCATAGAgaatcgaactcaggacctgagaTGGTACCGAAGCTCTTGTAACCACTGGTCTACAGGCTATTTTGCCTGCACCTAATAATTGGATTGGTGGTAGTACAAGCCGGGCCTGGTTCTATCGGAGCAAGTCCGACGAAACATGGGCCGCATTCTCTGCACCCAGAGGCCAGAGCTGACTTATTAGGCCTATTTTGTTAGCACGGGCCGTGGTTGAAGTGCTAGCTGGGTCACTGCATCTGTAGGTATTTGGATATCCTTCCAAGCACTTTCGGGAGCTCCCTTTGGTTCAGCGAAGAGGAGCTTGCCGAACTGGAGGGGGCGACTCTGTATCGTGCTACAATGATCCAGGTTCGTGTCTGTGCACACTGGTGCATCTAGACTTTTACTTGGGGATATTGGGTGGTTATTAAGAGAAAATTATTATTTTAGAGGAAGTTACAACAGATAATTAACCGGTCCATTTTAGTGTTATTACTGCTTTCTCAATCAATATATAGCTAATctgatttttctttcttttcagtgATGGTTGTAGTATATTTGCTATCAAATGTAGGTAGTTATTATGGGATATATGCCTTGATCTCAGGCAATATAAACTCAAGCTGGTATTGCAAACATCAGACTCCAGCTTGTAATTAACAAATCTGTCTTTCATCAACTGAAGCAAAGTTGAGAAGAAGTTAGTGATGAattatgttttctttttctgaagTTCATGTTATTTCAACGAGCAGGTATATTGTAACATAATAAACCTTTTTTGTCACACATTGATGCTGTAGAGTTTTCAACTTGGGAAGGAGGAGGCAGCGCATACCAAGGTGAGGGATCGTCTCCGCTTTCACATTTGATTTCTATCGAAATTCAAAATCGGGAGTAACATCAGTAAGATAGATTGTAAGCACATGGATATGGATTCCTGCTTTAGTGACTTGAGAGCACCGAAACAATGAGAACATTATTTTCTAAGTTACGAGTTTTTAATGGAAATTGAGGTTCCTTTCAATTTTGGCCAATGGAATGTAGCATTGTCTAACTGAATAAAAACTCTATATGATGttcaataatatatatatattggatATATGTGCGTGTCGCACGTACATTTTGCTAGTAAtaagaacaaaacaaaataatCATCCATCGCGTTCCTCTGATTTTTGTTAGCACGGGCCTAATTTGGCTGCTCCTTGAGTCAGGCGCCGAGTAGACCTGTCACGCCACTCCCACCTCTTCGTGATTCTATGTTTTGGAAATAAAATTGGCCCAACAAACCGGCAAACTTGCTAAAACATTTTTTTCTAGAACAATTTTTTATTGAAACAATAAAAATTGTTCGAGcaataaaaaaattgtttcgGAATAAAGAAAAATTATTGGACCTTATGTGATACTTTGACTatcagtcacacgtgtgactcctAACATTTGCGATTTTCTCGGCAATAACAACATCTTGTACAACGTGTacccttttgtttttttaaaaaaaaactcatccACCGGACCAATATCGGCTAATTTTAGCCTTGTTCTAGTATCACGTAGCGAGAATTAAGCATCCGGGTGGAGTGCAAGTGGATGCAGGATGCCTTCGTCTTCGCCCCCTCCGCGTCACACACGCGGACACGCCAGTACAGTAGGCCACCGCCATGGCTGTCTGATCGAACTCCGTACGTTTCACCACGGTCGTCGATGACGACTCCATTTGTTATAGCTAGATTACTGTACCACAAGATAAATTGCTTCGCTGTCGCTGCTAATTTCTGTACTAGCAAGCTAGCTACCCCTTTCGACGACACAGATGCACTACTAGATCATGATTTTAATGGTCTGAGAAAATAAGAAATATATAAAATGCTGATGCATGCCATGGGCTCATGCATGGACGGCATGGTACTATGGCACTCGGCAGCACGCAATTAAACCCATTGGTCCATGAGGCCAGATTATATTGGAGAGCAAAGAAATTAAAATCCAATTTGAAAAGGCAAAATACGTATAGATACATCTAGCTGCTATTGACATAGTGCTCATATATATACCCAGTACAAGATGATCGATCGATCAATCGATGCAacccaagaacaagaagcatgcacgcacgcacgctgAAGCCTGCTAATGGAAATACACGCTATATATACGGGCGCGTGCTCGAGATATGTTCATAGGGTATGGCATGGGGATTGCTTGGGGAATCGATCGCAAAGGGGGAGTAATAAATTAAATCCCGTTCGTCCCTACCAGTAGTCCAGGCCGTAAAGCAAGCTCCCGGCAGTTTGATCGTACATGCCctggaacggcggcggcgcggccatcgCGGCGCCGTACTCGGCCGCCCGTCCCGCGCCGACGCTCGCCCCCGTGGCCATCGTCGGCGACAGAGCGCGTGCGgcgccgcctgccgcgccgGCCCCCGTCGGGGACACGCGCCCGAACGATGCgtaggacgaggaggaggaggaggacgacgacgacggcgcgccCGCGTAGTaggcgccggcgaggtcgcggtCGGCGACGTTGGAGTCGCGGCCGGTGAGCTCCTGCACGACGGCACGGAACTCCTCGGCGCTGGCGGTGAGCTTCACGGGGCTGGAGATGTACACCACCTTGATCCCCTGCTTActcccccctccgccgccgccgccgccgcgcctcccggcGCCCCTCTTGCcgccgtggtggtggtgcaCCGGCGGCTTGGAGATGCCGCTGTGGTGGTGCACGCCAAGCTTGCCGTCCATGATGTATGATGATCTCTCCGAGCAGCTACCCGTTGAACGTACGTGGGCCCACGACGCGCGCTCCAAGAACTCCAACCGAGATCGATCGCTTAATCAAATTAAGCCGCTGGTTGTGCAAATCAAATTAAGCGGCTGGCTGGCTCTGGAAGTCTGGACTCTGGAGTGAGATGAGGTGGGGGAGGCTTGCCCGCGCTTTATATAGGCTGCGGCACCCGCTTGGCGCCGCAAAGATCGTTTAGGGGAGGTGATAGGTTTTGTTCCTGATGAGGAGATCAGTGCTCCCCCGGGGGTGTGGATAATCGGATTGGTCCGCGCAGCGGGTTCCCGGAATCTGCAGCGGTTTTCCTTTTTTCCTTGGGAGAGGGAGCGAATTGGGGCACATGGGGGTTTGATCTGATCGTTTTTTGTTTTCTGTGCGGTGGAGGTACGGTCACCGGCGCGACGGTTTCTTGCTTGGTGCTCTCGCTTAGCTTGGATCGTGAGAGTTGGTGAGATCGACGACGACCTGGATGgatgggagagagaggggagaaggTTCCTGGAAGAAAGGGGCTGGCGCAGGAGAGATGTGGACATGCGTGGATGcgcccttttttttttaatttccagGCGCGGTGGGAGCTGGGGGATTCGGGGAACGAAGGAAAGCTGGGTAAGCCAAGCCATGTCGCGTACGAGCCCAACAAGAGTCGCCGGTCTTGCGGTCCACGCACGACTCCCCGACCGATCCACGTCGCGCGGGCGGGGGAGAGGTTCCCGTTGGAGGAGGGAAGGCGACGTCGATGATCTCTCCCGCCCGAAGCTAGCTAGCGATCGACGACGTACGCGTGTCGCTGCGTGTCTGTGCGCGCATCAGCGCATGTTCACATAATGGAAACAATAATTGGGGCGGGTGTTTGAAATTTgaacgcgcgcgcgcacgtgcGGTGCGATTTTTTCCTCGATCAGTCTGGAATTAATCCCAAGTGCCGCGCGCGGACGGATTTCTCGCGCTGTGCGGCTGTGCCTGTCGATCTAAAGCGCACCTTGACGAAATGAGATGAGGCAATATGAGAGCGCGGGCTGGTCCTGGTTGCATTGGCTGACTTGGCGGCTGCTGTCATGCTGAGGGCCTGAGACGACCGTATACTGTTCGAGGTGCATGCACTAAGCATAAATTACATGCGCTAGCTAGCTCTCTGACCAGCATCACTGTATGTTCACACACTAGCTCTTAATTCATGgtcttgtttgtttgtttgtttgttgaaGATGTACATAAATATTCAACAGCTCAATTCTCAATCGTGGTGTGGTGCACCATCTTTAGGCAGAGACTATGTATATATGTTCCAGATGCACATGTGGCAGTTTTACTACCATGCTCTTTGGTCATCCGTCGCATGATATACTAAGGTGTTGTTTGGCTGCAGGACTTTTttcaaaagtccctatcacatcaaaaagaatcttactattttatagtattaaataaaatctgtttataaatgttttttgacagctgagtgctttttcacgagacgaatctaatgagcctaattaattcataatctgctacagtgatgctacagtaaccattcactaatcatagattaagatacctcattagattcgtctcgcagtttagccccagggttctgcaattagttttataattaatatttatttaatacttttaaatactaaaaagttccagggacttaaaaaaagtctctggaaccaaacaacccctaaaATAATTAATGATGACATGTAGTACTAGATAAATCTATGCATGCCATCTGTTTCACTTGGAGTATGGTACGATCGATTTACTCGGTCCTATCTCCCCCCATTATATATGCTAACTTAACTAGGTCAAACACCATGTGCTACCTTATAACGTGCACTGACAGTCTAACACATGTATATGGTACACCTGCAGGCTAATAATGTCTTCACTTCACGAAGGCACGTCGATCGATCACCTCCCAGCTACATTAACGACATGATCTCAGATTCAACGCATCAGTATAAATAATAAGGCAAAGAACTCGTATCAGTATACAAAAGACGACTAACAAAGGAGTTCGATTTGGAATCGAAAATGTCAGCCGGCTGGGCAATCGAGCAGATGCACCGAATGACGACATGCTCCGAAACTCCGATAGATGGTCCACAACTGCATATACCTGATCAATCATCAAGATTCAAGAGGCGCCACCTCAGGCCGTTTGgaagatttaaataaaaacaTGTCTTGCACACATCATGGCATTGCAATgcgaagaaggaagaagaacaatTAATAAGATTAAAAAAATAGAGCAGTAGTTAACTGAAGTCAATATTGAGCAATTGATTACAAGGTATTTCCTAGAAAATGAACAAAAAAGATGTATAGAGCAAGGATGATTTATTATGGTTAGCTGTGTGCACAAGCTGATATACCAGGTGTCAAGGTCCACCCTAATTAATATGATTCATACCCAAATAGCTAGCTTAGGGTAAGAGCAATTGACAAATAATTTTCTGGTCCAAGATTGCGTCTCCAGTGCCACATACTATCACTTGatagttttttctttcttttgcgAAAAACTGTATCACTTAGCTTGTTATTTAAGCAGGTACTTGCGAGGTGGTTTCTGGTGCTGCTGTCCAGCtgttgcatgcatgcacacGCGAGGTCAAAAATTGCCCGCTCAAGACGACCGTCTCTCCTGCTTAATTTGAATCCATGGTGCGACAGCATGCCAATTCAAACGTTCATGATTCTGCAGAGAACGTGAAGACGGAAATTCCAACTTCCAACATGCACAGAGCTCTCCACGATACAAATACGCCACGTCGAGGCAATAAAAAGTCTCGTGTCAGCGACACGTTTGGACGGATCGGACGCGTAACACAACACAGTGCCGCTACCGCTACCGCTACCGCACGTAGATCGCTGGCGTACGTGCAGGCCGGCAGGCACAGCGAGCAGGCTGAGGTAATTAACACCGTTGCGCAACCGATGACGTCACTGTCTTTCATCATTCCGATAAGGCTATCATTCAGAGCCAACGGCACGCAGCATGATATGGAGCAGACGTTCGTAACAGGCAGGAAGCCACGGTTGGAacgggccggggccggggccgtgGCCGGTGTAATAAAGTGGCTGGAGACAGCTAGGGACAGAGACACCAAGGCCACTTGGGGGGGATTGATCTATACGTCACAGCAGATGAGGAAATGGTTACTTCGAATTGACACGAAcagccggccgggccggcctgATACTTGAGCTAGCTAGCGACGAACTGCCGGTAGCGATCGGTCTGATCATAGCGCGGCACTTTCAACTGTTAGTCAAGGCGCAGTCCCTGTCCCGCGCAACGAAAAGCAAA from Panicum virgatum strain AP13 chromosome 9K, P.virgatum_v5, whole genome shotgun sequence encodes:
- the LOC120652563 gene encoding putative lysozyme-like protein isoform X1; translated protein: MDGKLGVHHHSGISKPPVHHHHGGKRGAGRRGGGGGGGGSKQGIKVVYISSPVKLTASAEEFRAVVQELTGRDSNVADRDLAGAYYAGAPSSSSSSSSSSYASFGRVSPTGAGAAGGAARALSPTMATGASVGAGRAAEYGAAMAAPPPFQGMYDQTAGSLLYGLDYW
- the LOC120652563 gene encoding putative lysozyme-like protein isoform X2 produces the protein MDGKLGVHHHSGISKPPVHHHHGGKRGAGRRGGGGGGGGSKQGIKVVYISSPVKLTASAEEFRAVVQELTGRDSNVADRDLAGAYYAGAPSSSSSSSSSSYASFGRVSPTGAGAAGGAARALSPTMATGASVGAGRAAEYGAAMAAPPPFQGMYDQTAGSLLYGLDYW